One region of Niallia sp. Man26 genomic DNA includes:
- the essC gene encoding type VII secretion protein EssC codes for MYTLFVFHDDTYEKAHLKKDDELTIGTAVDDDITLTAANIISQLTVTVDKNGNAFCQVGKETVQLEEQMQHSVNTGTLFIKLFLTRNLPETTYYIGNRKEIRFAANGDEGKSASEYWLLEKQDELSAGFMLDLYDKPSVKKGEANLYLNGHLLAADSELELGDILFWNGMEITYLEEDLLAVTSAKEFGTELEAIKPHQSEMKKRYPLYRRTPRMVYELPKEKVQLTFPGQEAQHTKRPLWLIILPPLMMLIVMGIVALFIPRGIFIVVSLVMFATTLFTSTFQYFKDKANRKEWELRRRRIYSNYLEEKREELHLLSEKQREVLHYHFPSFERMKYMVSEVSDRIWERTLTSQDFLQFRIGTGKVPASYKIDVSSQDMSNREMDELMEASKRLEKTYQELEPLPITVDLSKGAIGLIGKEAVLKRELHQLIGQLAFFHSYHDVRFIFIFDEKEYSTWEWMKWLPHFQLPNSHAKGMIYNESTRDQLLSSIYEMIRERDLEEDKEKLLFSPHYIFIIANQQLISEHVILEYLEGEHKQLGISVIFASEAKESFSDNIHTLVRYINTSQGDILMQDKKAVEIPFSLDTHQYENNEYFARMLRTLNHQVGVTNSIPESVSFLEMLQFKDVKDIPIEEYWHNNQSAKSLAVPIGLKGKTDLVRLNLHEKAHGPHGLLAGTTGSGKSEFLQTYILSLAVHFHPHEVAFLLIDYKGGGMAQPFKNMPHLLGTITNIEGSKNFSQRALASIKSELKRRQRLFDQYEVNHINDYTRLHKQNKIAEPLPHLFLISDEFAELKSEQPEFIQELVSAARIGRSLGVHLILATQKPGGIIDAQIWSNARFRIALKVQNAEDSREILKNGDAAGITVTGRGYLQVGNNEVYELFQSAWSGAAYNDEASLNEDEVALVTDLGLVPLSELSSQDTTGKDSVTEMEAIVEEIEAVHQKLGLIKIASPWLPPLSPRIYRPDIAQEKEAKKVLLAMVDEPEKQSQSSYTYEWMEDGNVGVFGSSGYGKTQTMITLLMGIAADASPEEAHFYLLDFGNGGLLPLRQLPHSADYFLMDEQRKTNKFVAIIKSEMAKRKRLFQQMEVSSIKMYNTLSADPLPLWFIVIDNYDVVKDEMHDFETQMNQFARDGQSLGIYMIFSATRVNSIRQTLMNNLRTKIVHYLMDNTEAYSILGRVPFEPEPIPGRAIIKKDSAFFSQVVLPNIGMDEYEQLRLLKEDIDALKQKYMECDKPKAVPMLPSELNNKQFYLYVKEQQQGLIPIGLEEELVEPVSINFAKTNHCLILGQAQKGKTNAMQLILNEALNQTTEKPAIFDSIDRSLSQVGDKDEVSFIDNKEMIAAWIDNVENILKQRESDYAEAVQSGRMPEKHPHIYMFIDGYGRFLQQVDNRIQENIVRLMKNYSHLGFHIVVSGTNNELTKGYDPLTLELKQVRQALVLMKKSEQTLFTLAYDRQEQEVQPGFGYYVENGKEKRIQIPLMLVERKVSL; via the coding sequence ATGTACACATTATTTGTATTTCATGATGATACATACGAAAAGGCTCATCTGAAAAAGGATGACGAGCTAACCATCGGAACAGCAGTTGATGATGATATTACTTTAACCGCAGCAAACATAATAAGCCAGTTAACAGTAACAGTCGACAAAAATGGGAATGCCTTCTGTCAGGTTGGCAAGGAAACAGTCCAGTTAGAGGAACAAATGCAGCATTCTGTAAATACAGGGACTTTATTTATTAAGTTGTTTCTAACAAGGAATCTACCTGAAACCACCTATTATATTGGTAATCGTAAGGAAATCCGTTTTGCAGCGAATGGAGATGAAGGAAAGAGCGCGTCGGAATACTGGCTGCTAGAGAAACAGGACGAGTTGTCAGCAGGCTTTATGCTCGATTTATATGACAAACCGTCTGTAAAGAAAGGGGAAGCCAACTTATATCTTAATGGCCATTTGCTGGCTGCAGACAGTGAATTGGAATTAGGCGATATCCTCTTCTGGAATGGTATGGAAATTACATATTTGGAGGAAGACCTACTTGCTGTTACGAGTGCAAAGGAATTTGGCACAGAGTTGGAGGCAATTAAACCTCATCAGTCTGAAATGAAAAAACGTTATCCTTTATACAGACGAACACCGAGGATGGTATATGAGCTTCCAAAGGAGAAAGTTCAACTCACATTTCCAGGACAAGAGGCACAGCATACGAAGCGCCCACTATGGCTGATTATCCTGCCGCCATTAATGATGCTTATCGTAATGGGAATTGTAGCGCTGTTCATTCCTAGAGGAATATTTATCGTCGTTTCTCTTGTGATGTTTGCAACTACTTTATTTACATCTACCTTCCAGTATTTTAAAGATAAAGCAAACCGCAAGGAATGGGAGCTAAGAAGACGGCGTATTTATTCTAATTATTTGGAAGAGAAACGGGAAGAGCTTCATCTGCTGTCTGAAAAGCAGCGTGAAGTGCTTCACTATCATTTTCCATCCTTTGAACGAATGAAATATATGGTCTCAGAAGTATCAGACAGAATATGGGAGCGAACATTAACAAGTCAGGATTTCCTGCAGTTCCGCATTGGAACAGGTAAAGTGCCGGCCAGCTACAAAATCGATGTAAGCTCACAGGATATGTCCAACAGGGAAATGGATGAGCTCATGGAAGCGTCAAAGCGTCTTGAGAAAACCTATCAGGAGCTTGAGCCGCTACCAATCACTGTCGATCTGTCAAAGGGTGCAATTGGATTAATCGGAAAGGAAGCAGTACTTAAAAGGGAGCTTCACCAACTGATTGGTCAACTGGCATTCTTCCACAGCTATCATGATGTCCGCTTCATCTTTATTTTTGATGAAAAGGAATACAGCACATGGGAGTGGATGAAATGGCTGCCTCATTTTCAGCTGCCTAATTCCCATGCAAAGGGCATGATTTATAACGAAAGCACGAGAGACCAGCTTCTGAGCTCGATATATGAAATGATTCGGGAAAGAGACTTAGAGGAGGATAAAGAAAAGCTGTTATTCTCCCCGCACTATATTTTTATCATTGCTAACCAGCAGCTTATATCAGAGCATGTCATCCTAGAATATTTAGAGGGTGAGCACAAGCAGCTTGGCATCTCTGTCATCTTTGCTTCAGAAGCAAAGGAAAGCTTTTCTGATAATATCCATACGCTTGTCCGCTATATTAACACCTCTCAAGGAGATATCCTGATGCAGGATAAAAAGGCAGTCGAAATTCCGTTCAGCCTTGATACCCATCAGTATGAAAATAATGAGTATTTTGCGAGGATGCTAAGGACGCTGAACCATCAGGTCGGTGTGACAAACTCTATTCCAGAGAGTGTATCCTTCTTAGAAATGCTTCAATTTAAAGATGTTAAAGATATACCAATCGAGGAGTACTGGCATAATAACCAATCAGCAAAATCGCTAGCAGTACCAATCGGTCTTAAAGGGAAAACAGATCTTGTCAGATTGAACCTTCATGAAAAAGCACACGGTCCGCATGGATTATTAGCAGGAACTACTGGGTCTGGTAAAAGTGAATTCTTGCAGACATACATCTTGTCATTAGCTGTGCACTTCCATCCCCATGAGGTTGCCTTCCTGCTGATTGACTATAAAGGTGGGGGAATGGCTCAGCCATTTAAGAATATGCCCCATCTGCTTGGCACTATCACCAATATTGAAGGAAGCAAAAACTTCAGCCAGCGCGCACTTGCTTCTATCAAGAGTGAGCTCAAGCGGCGCCAGCGTCTGTTTGACCAATATGAGGTGAATCATATTAATGATTATACTCGTCTGCATAAACAAAATAAGATTGCTGAACCGCTGCCGCATCTCTTCCTTATTTCTGACGAGTTTGCAGAATTAAAGAGCGAACAGCCTGAATTCATTCAAGAACTGGTCAGTGCTGCCAGAATTGGACGAAGCCTTGGTGTCCATCTTATTCTCGCAACACAAAAGCCAGGCGGCATTATTGACGCGCAAATCTGGAGTAATGCCCGCTTCCGCATTGCCTTAAAAGTGCAAAATGCTGAGGACAGCAGAGAAATCTTGAAAAACGGAGATGCTGCCGGTATTACAGTGACAGGAAGAGGCTATTTGCAGGTTGGCAATAACGAGGTATACGAGCTGTTCCAATCTGCATGGAGCGGAGCAGCCTATAACGATGAAGCCTCACTTAATGAGGATGAGGTTGCTCTTGTTACAGATTTAGGACTAGTGCCTTTATCGGAGCTTTCCTCACAGGATACAACAGGAAAAGATTCGGTAACAGAGATGGAAGCAATTGTTGAAGAGATTGAAGCAGTTCATCAAAAATTAGGTCTTATCAAAATCGCTAGTCCATGGCTGCCGCCTTTATCACCGCGCATCTACAGACCAGATATCGCCCAAGAGAAAGAAGCGAAGAAGGTCTTGTTGGCAATGGTTGATGAGCCTGAGAAACAAAGTCAGTCTTCATATACATATGAATGGATGGAGGATGGCAATGTCGGAGTCTTCGGATCTTCAGGCTATGGAAAAACACAGACAATGATTACCTTGCTGATGGGAATTGCTGCCGATGCAAGCCCGGAAGAAGCCCATTTCTATTTGCTTGATTTCGGTAACGGCGGTTTGCTGCCATTAAGGCAGCTCCCGCATTCGGCAGATTATTTCTTGATGGATGAGCAGCGCAAAACGAATAAATTCGTTGCCATTATTAAAAGTGAGATGGCGAAGCGAAAGAGACTGTTCCAACAAATGGAGGTAAGCTCCATTAAGATGTACAACACTCTTTCGGCAGATCCGCTGCCATTATGGTTTATTGTCATTGATAACTATGATGTTGTGAAAGATGAAATGCATGACTTTGAGACCCAGATGAATCAATTTGCAAGGGATGGACAATCGCTGGGCATCTATATGATTTTCAGTGCAACGAGAGTTAATTCTATTCGTCAGACATTAATGAACAATCTTAGAACGAAAATTGTCCATTATTTGATGGACAACACGGAAGCTTATTCCATATTAGGCAGGGTGCCGTTTGAGCCTGAACCGATTCCAGGCCGAGCAATTATTAAAAAGGATTCTGCCTTTTTCTCTCAAGTTGTTCTGCCAAACATCGGAATGGATGAATATGAGCAGCTGCGATTGCTGAAAGAAGACATTGATGCTTTAAAACAGAAGTATATGGAATGTGATAAGCCGAAAGCAGTGCCAATGCTGCCTTCTGAACTGAATAATAAACAGTTCTACTTGTATGTAAAGGAGCAGCAGCAAGGCTTAATTCCAATTGGATTGGAAGAGGAGCTTGTCGAGCCTGTCAGCATAAACTTTGCCAAGACCAATCATTGCTTAATTTTAGGTCAAGCGCAAAAAGGCAAAACAAATGCCATGCAGCTTATTTTAAATGAGGCGCTTAATCAGACGACCGAAAAGCCTGCCATCTTTGATTCTATTGACAGAAGCCTGTCACAAGTTGGAGATAAGGATGAGGTCAGCTTTATCGATAACAAGGAAATGATTGCTGCTTGGATAGACAATGTTGAGAACATTTTAAAACAGAGGGAATCAGATTATGCAGAGGCTGTGCAAAGCGGCAGGATGCCAGAGAAGCACCCGCATATCTATATGTTTATTGATGGATACGGAAGGTTTTTACAGCAAGTCGATAACCGCATTCAAGAAAATATTGTTCGACTTATGAAGAATTACAGCCATCTTGGTTTCCATATCGTTGTATCTGGAACAAACAATGAGCTGACCAAAGGCTATGACCCGCTGACATTAGAGTTGAAGCAAGTCCGCCAGGCACTTGTCTTAATGAAGAAGTCAGAGCAGACCTTATTTACCCTCGCTTATGACAGACAAGAGCAGGAAGTGCAGCCAGGGTTCGGCTATTATGTGGAAAATGGTAAAGAAAAGAGAATCCAGATTCCGTTGATGTTAGTGGAAAGGAAGGTGAGCCTATAG
- a CDS encoding threonine/serine exporter family protein — protein MDYISKEKTYEIIEVCLLAGRIMLKNGAETYRVEDTMTRIAKAYGVEDSDSFVTPTGIIFSLEGREPTKTKLIRIIDRTTNLEKVLKVNDISRKISSGYISLQEAYHLLKEIDKEGPTYTVWVQFVAAAIASGCFLIMFQGIWKDFLAAVIAGGAGFLCSVYFHRVVQIKFFAEFLASVLVGLIAFGAVYIGFGAETDKIIIGSVMPLVPGLLITNAVRDLMAGHLVSGISKGAEAFLTAFAIGSGIAVVFVVF, from the coding sequence ATGGACTATATATCCAAAGAAAAAACGTATGAAATAATTGAGGTTTGCTTGCTTGCTGGAAGAATTATGCTCAAAAATGGAGCAGAAACATATCGGGTGGAAGACACGATGACCCGCATAGCCAAAGCGTATGGAGTGGAGGATTCAGACAGCTTTGTTACACCTACTGGTATTATCTTTTCTTTAGAAGGGCGTGAGCCGACAAAGACAAAGCTGATTCGGATTATTGACAGAACAACAAATCTGGAAAAGGTTCTGAAGGTAAATGATATATCGCGAAAAATCAGCTCCGGCTATATCTCTTTGCAAGAGGCATATCATCTATTGAAAGAGATTGATAAAGAAGGTCCAACCTATACAGTTTGGGTGCAGTTTGTTGCTGCGGCAATAGCAAGCGGCTGTTTCTTAATAATGTTCCAAGGAATCTGGAAGGATTTCTTAGCGGCTGTGATTGCAGGCGGAGCAGGGTTTTTATGTTCTGTTTATTTCCATCGAGTGGTGCAAATTAAGTTTTTTGCAGAATTCCTGGCATCGGTGCTCGTTGGATTGATTGCTTTTGGAGCTGTTTATATAGGGTTTGGTGCAGAAACAGACAAAATCATTATCGGTTCGGTTATGCCCCTTGTTCCAGGGTTGCTGATAACTAATGCAGTCAGAGATTTAATGGCAGGTCATTTAGTTTCAGGCATCTCTAAAGGAGCTGAGGCCTTTTTGACAGCTTTTGCGATTGGATCTGGAATTGCTGTTGTGTTTGTAGTATTTTAA
- a CDS encoding EsaB/YukD family protein: MYIEVTVDLQKYNRNKIDLRLSDYYTIKKLIDLSWQVSDIETLPRSGYWVRVKNKQKVFPGNQRLTDAGITTGDIIEIL; the protein is encoded by the coding sequence ATGTATATAGAAGTAACGGTCGATTTGCAGAAATACAATCGAAACAAAATCGACTTACGCTTATCTGACTATTACACAATAAAAAAGCTAATTGATTTATCATGGCAGGTTTCTGATATAGAAACTCTTCCACGATCAGGTTATTGGGTGCGTGTGAAAAATAAACAAAAGGTATTCCCGGGAAATCAACGGCTAACAGATGCAGGAATTACTACGGGAGATATTATTGAAATTTTATGA
- a CDS encoding 6-phospho-beta-glucosidase: MSNGIKIVTIGGGSSYTPELVEGFIKRYDSLPVRELWLVDIPEGQEKLEIVGNLAKRMVKKAGLPIEVHLTLDRREALKDADFVTTQFRVGLLAARAKDERIPLKYNVIGQETNGPGGLFKGLRTIPVILDIVKDMEELCPNAWLINFTNPAGMVTEAVLRHSNWRKIVGLCNVPISIQMSVAKLLEVEPERVRVDFAGLNHMVYGLHVYLDGKEVTKEVLEEMTSGKHASATMRNIAAIDWDPDFIKALGAIPCGYHRYYYKQAQMLEHEHEEAAEQGTRAEVVQKLEKELFELYKDENLSIKPPQLEKRGGAYYSDAACSLIDSMYNDKRDIQPVNTINNGAIASIPDESAVEISSVITKDGPKPISIGDLPVPVRGLVQQIKSFERVAAEAAVTGDYNTALLAMTINPLLPSDKVAKEILNEMLEAHKEHLPQFFKEDKVLS; the protein is encoded by the coding sequence ATGAGCAACGGAATTAAAATTGTAACGATTGGCGGAGGTTCCAGCTACACACCTGAGCTTGTTGAAGGATTCATTAAAAGATATGATTCACTGCCGGTTCGTGAGCTATGGCTTGTTGATATTCCTGAAGGACAAGAAAAATTAGAAATCGTAGGTAATTTAGCGAAGCGTATGGTGAAAAAGGCTGGTTTACCAATAGAGGTTCATTTGACTCTTGACCGCAGAGAAGCCTTAAAAGATGCCGATTTCGTTACAACTCAATTTCGTGTCGGCTTGCTTGCAGCAAGAGCGAAGGACGAAAGAATTCCTTTGAAATACAATGTAATTGGACAAGAGACAAACGGTCCTGGCGGCCTTTTCAAAGGCTTACGCACAATCCCTGTCATCCTTGACATTGTTAAAGATATGGAAGAGCTTTGTCCAAATGCTTGGCTGATCAACTTCACGAACCCTGCAGGAATGGTAACAGAAGCAGTGCTTCGTCACAGCAATTGGAGAAAAATCGTCGGTCTTTGTAACGTGCCGATTTCTATCCAAATGAGTGTAGCCAAGCTGTTGGAAGTAGAACCTGAGCGAGTTCGCGTTGATTTTGCAGGACTTAACCACATGGTATACGGCCTGCATGTGTATCTTGACGGAAAAGAAGTTACAAAAGAAGTGCTGGAAGAAATGACTTCAGGCAAGCATGCAAGTGCGACAATGCGTAATATTGCAGCAATTGACTGGGATCCAGACTTCATTAAAGCGTTGGGAGCAATCCCATGCGGCTACCACCGTTACTACTACAAGCAAGCACAAATGCTTGAGCATGAGCATGAGGAAGCAGCAGAGCAAGGAACAAGAGCAGAAGTTGTACAAAAGCTGGAAAAAGAGCTGTTTGAATTATACAAAGATGAAAATCTTTCTATTAAACCGCCACAGCTTGAAAAACGCGGAGGTGCATACTACAGCGATGCAGCCTGCAGCTTGATCGACTCCATGTACAACGATAAGCGCGATATCCAGCCTGTTAATACAATTAATAACGGTGCAATTGCCAGCATTCCTGATGAATCAGCTGTAGAAATCAGCAGTGTTATCACAAAAGACGGCCCTAAACCAATCTCTATTGGTGACCTTCCTGTACCTGTCAGAGGCTTAGTACAGCAAATTAAGTCCTTTGAAAGAGTGGCAGCAGAAGCAGCGGTAACAGGCGACTACAATACAGCATTGCTTGCGATGACAATCAACCCGTTATTGCCTTCTGATAAAGTGGCGAAAGAAATTCTGAATGAAATGCTTGAAGCACATAAAGAGCATTTGCCGCAATTCTTTAAAGAAGATAAAGTTTTATCATAA
- a CDS encoding WXG100 family type VII secretion target: MAGIIRVTPEELISMSNRYANEGSQVGEQVTRLDQMIQELESIWEGQSSQAFSEQYQSLRPSFLKMQQLLEDISSQLNSTAKALEDADAQIANQIRG, from the coding sequence ATGGCAGGAATCATTCGAGTAACCCCTGAAGAGCTTATTAGCATGTCAAACCGTTATGCAAACGAGGGAAGTCAAGTTGGTGAACAAGTCACTCGTTTGGATCAAATGATCCAAGAATTGGAAAGCATTTGGGAAGGTCAATCAAGCCAAGCGTTCAGTGAGCAATACCAATCACTTCGCCCTTCATTCCTTAAAATGCAGCAGTTGCTAGAGGATATCTCCTCACAATTGAACAGCACAGCTAAAGCGCTTGAGGATGCTGATGCTCAAATCGCTAACCAAATTCGCGGCTAA
- a CDS encoding threonine/serine exporter family protein — MWELLEQAVTSFIASFAFAMIFHTPQHLLVRCGFVGMCGWVAYWGAVYVNIDEVPATIIGAFLVAVMSQVFARWYKTPVIIFTVAGIIPLVPGGMAYNAMRHFVENDYYNAVSLAAKAFLLSGSIAIGLMFSEVINQLLYKRKTRKSNGSI; from the coding sequence ATGTGGGAATTATTAGAACAAGCAGTTACAAGCTTTATTGCATCATTTGCCTTTGCGATGATTTTTCACACACCACAACATTTGCTTGTGAGATGCGGGTTTGTCGGCATGTGTGGCTGGGTCGCATATTGGGGCGCGGTCTATGTAAATATAGATGAAGTTCCTGCGACAATCATTGGTGCATTTCTTGTTGCAGTGATGAGTCAAGTATTTGCAAGATGGTATAAAACACCGGTTATTATTTTTACAGTAGCTGGGATCATTCCCCTTGTACCTGGTGGAATGGCTTATAATGCCATGCGACACTTTGTGGAGAATGACTATTATAACGCAGTCAGCCTTGCTGCCAAAGCGTTTCTCTTATCAGGGTCGATTGCAATCGGATTGATGTTCTCAGAAGTGATAAATCAGTTGTTATATAAAAGAAAAACAAGAAAAAGCAATGGAAGCATATAA
- a CDS encoding MerR family transcriptional regulator, translating into MDHEPSYKKRKVITIGVVSELTGLTERQIRYYEQRKLIFPERPERGNRKYSFSDVERLIEIANKREEGVRTHEIRQEIIKKTREEEERKIKKQMLRGQINARFGIQKD; encoded by the coding sequence ATGGATCATGAGCCATCCTACAAAAAAAGGAAAGTTATCACGATTGGTGTTGTTAGTGAGCTGACTGGGTTAACAGAAAGGCAAATTCGCTATTATGAACAACGAAAGCTTATTTTCCCGGAAAGACCTGAACGGGGGAACCGGAAGTATTCATTTTCAGATGTAGAGCGCTTAATTGAAATTGCCAACAAGCGGGAAGAAGGAGTAAGAACCCATGAAATACGTCAGGAAATAATTAAAAAAACCCGTGAAGAAGAAGAGCGCAAAATAAAAAAACAAATGTTACGCGGCCAAATCAATGCGCGGTTTGGCATTCAAAAAGACTGA
- a CDS encoding MurR/RpiR family transcriptional regulator, with the protein MFTNEQIQSFSDLEYELYNYIMKNSREVTYMRIRELANETHVSTTTILRFCKKLGFDGFTEFKVQLKNHLAEEETYRLNNTYTTVSDFVERTLSANYESKIKEIAEVIAKAKIVIFIGAGTSGVIAEYGARFFSGLKKFSLHIKDPYFPIYSHYITDSVTIVLSVSGESKSTMEKLDRLKQDGSIIVSLTNHSDSSLAKMSDYNLAYYITTEYLGNVNLTTQIPVMFLIERLGKETFDYMQSSLINRDEGK; encoded by the coding sequence ATGTTTACAAATGAGCAGATTCAATCTTTTTCCGATCTTGAATATGAGCTTTACAATTACATTATGAAGAATTCTCGGGAAGTAACCTATATGAGAATACGAGAACTCGCAAATGAAACGCATGTCTCCACAACCACCATACTTCGTTTTTGCAAAAAGCTTGGTTTTGACGGCTTTACTGAATTCAAGGTGCAGCTGAAAAATCATCTTGCAGAGGAAGAAACATATCGGCTTAACAATACATATACAACTGTTTCCGATTTCGTAGAAAGAACGCTTTCAGCAAACTATGAATCTAAAATTAAAGAAATAGCCGAAGTTATCGCTAAAGCAAAAATCGTTATTTTTATCGGTGCAGGAACCTCTGGCGTCATTGCAGAATATGGTGCAAGGTTCTTCTCCGGTCTCAAGAAATTTTCTCTTCATATTAAAGATCCGTATTTCCCAATTTACAGTCACTACATAACTGACAGTGTCACAATCGTGCTGTCTGTGTCAGGCGAATCTAAGTCAACAATGGAAAAGCTGGACCGCCTTAAGCAGGACGGCAGCATCATTGTAAGTTTGACAAATCATTCTGACAGCTCACTGGCCAAAATGTCTGATTACAACCTGGCGTATTATATAACGACAGAATATTTGGGAAATGTCAATTTAACGACTCAAATACCAGTCATGTTTTTAATTGAACGGTTAGGAAAAGAGACTTTCGACTATATGCAATCCTCCTTAATCAACAGGGATGAAGGGAAATAG
- the essB gene encoding type VII secretion protein EssB → MPQAERTYLEKKLDAIIKKDKNRITFIFQIEKIKMDDKSEVLILKDIESQLPKEINVEEDALQIHIDIPSSYQYGTSIQGLSHKDRLKIIYQLIHKVKDHRISRLHLFISPENIVVDQGLTPYFLHYGVKESLPPYERDEVELWQELKALAASWVDVSRSFEQYLQYEKTLELSEDSKRVLEAESVEELLTVIDEFIRKDRESASLYIEVTKKKWKWFRNSLIAVSVLLVPAIIYSFYSIFFLQPKQSKIILAQEQFLTSSYSDVINTLQPYKIDDLPKVAKYELATAYISNENLTDEQKQFVRNTVTLQSDTKYLDYWIQIGRGEGEEALKTARFLEETDLIVFALINYRENISADESMDSEERQQKIDEIDREIKEYQQKEDSET, encoded by the coding sequence ATGCCTCAAGCTGAACGTACATACTTAGAAAAAAAGTTGGATGCGATAATCAAAAAAGACAAAAATCGTATTACGTTTATCTTTCAAATTGAAAAGATAAAGATGGATGATAAGAGTGAAGTGTTAATTCTTAAGGATATAGAAAGTCAGCTTCCTAAAGAAATTAATGTAGAGGAGGATGCTCTTCAAATACATATTGATATTCCCAGCTCCTATCAATATGGTACCTCTATTCAAGGGCTTTCGCACAAGGACAGATTAAAAATAATCTATCAATTGATTCATAAAGTAAAAGATCATCGCATCTCAAGGCTGCATCTTTTCATCAGTCCCGAGAACATTGTGGTGGATCAAGGCTTGACCCCTTATTTCCTGCATTATGGAGTGAAAGAAAGTCTGCCTCCTTACGAAAGAGATGAGGTTGAGCTGTGGCAAGAGCTGAAGGCGCTGGCTGCTTCTTGGGTCGATGTCTCCCGTTCATTTGAGCAATACCTGCAATATGAGAAGACTTTGGAGCTGAGTGAAGACAGCAAAAGGGTGCTTGAGGCCGAGTCTGTTGAAGAGCTGTTAACAGTAATCGACGAGTTTATAAGGAAGGATAGGGAGTCTGCATCTCTGTATATAGAAGTGACAAAAAAGAAATGGAAATGGTTCCGTAATAGTTTGATTGCTGTGAGTGTTCTGCTTGTACCAGCCATTATATATTCCTTTTATTCTATCTTTTTTCTGCAGCCGAAGCAGTCCAAGATTATACTTGCACAAGAACAATTTCTAACCAGTTCCTACAGTGACGTAATTAATACACTTCAGCCTTATAAAATCGATGACTTGCCTAAGGTTGCTAAATATGAACTGGCAACAGCTTATATTTCAAATGAAAACCTGACAGATGAGCAAAAACAATTTGTCCGCAATACCGTCACCCTGCAATCTGATACTAAGTATTTAGATTATTGGATCCAGATTGGCAGAGGAGAAGGGGAAGAAGCACTGAAAACGGCAAGATTTCTAGAGGAGACAGATCTTATTGTCTTTGCCCTTATTAATTACCGGGAAAATATTTCTGCAGATGAATCGATGGACAGCGAGGAACGTCAGCAAAAAATCGATGAAATTGATCGGGAGATTAAGGAATACCAGCAAAAAGAAGACAGTGAAACTTAA